In Bacteroidales bacterium, one DNA window encodes the following:
- a CDS encoding aminopeptidase P family protein produces MFSKQTYIDRRNQLRSQFKAGVLLFIGNDESGMNYEDNTYHFRQDSTFLYYFGLKKPGLYAIMDIESGNDFIYGDDFTIDSIVWMGSQPTIKDMASTIGVKNTGDIPQFSEKINSYPKNKINYLPPYRPEHQLKLLSFLGINPAEAHAKTSIPFITVVGEQRNIKSVEEINELDYAVTVTAEMHQTAMRYARPGMNEAQIAAKVYEIALAEGGDISFPIIATINGQTLHNHYHGNVIQEGQLFLLDAGFETLKGYAGDMSSTFPVGKTFTEKQKEIYRITLAAHNGAIEMLKPGVHFRDVHLQVARTIFDGLKALGFTKGNTDDAVANGAHALFFPCGTGHLMGLDVHDMENLGEQYVGYCGVPKSKQFGLKSLRLGRELKEGFVLTIEPGIYFIPELIDLWEQNGTNKDFINFKKVNEYRNFGGIRNEEDLLITDTGHRILGKPLAKTIGDVEAERSRAFQA; encoded by the coding sequence ATGTTCAGCAAACAAACCTACATCGACCGTCGCAACCAGCTAAGGTCGCAGTTTAAAGCAGGAGTTCTACTATTCATTGGTAATGATGAGAGTGGAATGAATTACGAGGATAATACCTATCACTTTCGGCAGGATAGCACATTTCTTTACTACTTTGGACTGAAAAAACCCGGACTTTATGCCATAATGGATATCGAGAGTGGTAACGATTTCATTTATGGCGATGATTTTACAATCGATAGCATAGTTTGGATGGGCTCTCAACCAACCATCAAGGATATGGCTTCAACCATTGGTGTTAAGAATACCGGGGATATACCACAATTTTCCGAAAAGATAAACAGCTATCCCAAGAACAAAATCAATTATTTGCCCCCATATAGACCTGAGCATCAACTTAAACTTTTGAGTTTTTTGGGTATCAACCCAGCAGAGGCTCATGCAAAAACAAGCATTCCATTTATTACAGTCGTTGGAGAGCAGCGGAATATTAAATCGGTTGAGGAGATAAACGAGTTGGATTATGCCGTAACCGTTACCGCAGAGATGCATCAAACAGCCATGCGATATGCACGACCGGGAATGAATGAAGCGCAGATTGCTGCTAAAGTTTATGAGATTGCCCTTGCCGAAGGTGGCGATATCAGCTTCCCAATTATTGCTACAATAAACGGGCAAACTTTGCATAACCATTATCACGGAAACGTAATACAGGAGGGCCAACTCTTTCTCCTCGATGCAGGTTTCGAAACCCTAAAAGGGTATGCAGGCGATATGAGTAGCACATTCCCCGTTGGGAAAACCTTTACCGAAAAGCAGAAAGAAATCTATCGTATCACACTAGCAGCGCACAACGGAGCAATTGAAATGCTAAAACCGGGAGTTCACTTCCGTGATGTTCATCTACAGGTAGCGAGAACTATTTTCGATGGCTTAAAAGCACTGGGATTCACAAAGGGCAATACCGATGATGCTGTTGCAAATGGTGCGCATGCACTCTTTTTCCCCTGCGGAACAGGTCACTTAATGGGATTGGATGTTCACGACATGGAAAATCTTGGCGAACAATACGTTGGCTATTGTGGTGTTCCTAAAAGCAAGCAGTTTGGATTAAAATCATTGCGGTTGGGTAGGGAGCTTAAGGAAGGATTTGTTTTAACCATTGAACCTGGCATTTATTTTATCCCTGAATTAATTGATTTGTGGGAGCAGAATGGTACTAACAAAGATTTTATTAATTTCAAAAAAGTAAATGAATATCGCAATTTTGGAGGTATTCGAAACGAGGAAGATTTGCTAATTACCGATACAGGACATAGAATTCTTGGAAAACCCTTGGCTAAAACAATAGGAGATGTTGAGGCCGAACGTAGTAGGGCTTTTCAAGCGTAA
- a CDS encoding glycyl radical protein — MNNRIIKLREQSLRAINTFSPERALLVTEFYKSGEAEKHSIPVQRALAFKHIMANKKICINDGELIVGERGPAPKATSTYPEVSLHTLPDLAIINSRPKVSFKVDAATRKVYDDTIIPFWKGRTQRDRIFENLSPEWKQAYEAGVFTEFQEQRAPGHTVASKKIFQKGMLDYKEDIKQAIAKLDFKNDSRAIERREELKAMDIAADTIILFANRYADELERMILWEKSPVRKEELIEMARICRKVPAQAPSTFHEMLQHYWFIHLGIITELNPWDSFNPGRLDQHLFPFYKREIDLGVLTQESATEILQSFWVKFNNHPSPPKMGVTAEESNTYTDFSLINLGGVKEDGSDAVNELTYLLLDVIEEMRLLQPSSMVQISKKNPDRFVKRAVRIAKTGFGQPSFFNTDAIIQQLLSQGKALVDARNGGASGCVETGAFGTEAYILTGYFNLNKILEITLNNGVDPMTGKQIGLTTGNPESFKSFDELYGAFEKQLNYFIDIKIEGNNIIEKLWATYMPVPLLSLITEDCIANGKDYNAGGARYNTSYIQGVGLGSITDNLTVIRKQVYEDKKISIKELLKALHSNFEGYDQLRYDVIYETPKWGNNDDYADRHAVMVFNSFYNAVNGRPTSRGGVFRINMLPTTSHVYFGSKIGAMPDGRLAKEPLSEGISPVQGADRRGPTGVIQSAAKIDHIKTGGTLLNQKFSPSFFKDEESMDRLVWFIRSYFKLDGHHIQFNVVDAETLRDAQKHPEKHQDLIVRVAGYSDYFNDLGEALQNEIIKRTEHESV; from the coding sequence ACAAAGCCTACGGGCAATTAATACTTTTTCTCCCGAAAGGGCTTTACTCGTTACCGAATTTTACAAATCGGGCGAAGCAGAAAAGCACTCCATTCCTGTGCAGCGAGCGCTTGCATTTAAGCATATCATGGCTAATAAGAAGATATGCATTAACGATGGGGAGTTGATTGTTGGGGAGCGTGGCCCAGCACCAAAAGCAACATCAACCTACCCAGAGGTAAGCTTACATACTCTACCCGATTTGGCAATTATCAACTCTCGCCCTAAAGTATCATTTAAGGTTGATGCTGCAACCCGTAAGGTGTATGATGATACTATTATTCCATTCTGGAAAGGGAGGACACAACGCGATAGAATTTTCGAAAATCTTAGTCCTGAGTGGAAACAAGCTTACGAGGCTGGGGTATTTACTGAATTTCAGGAACAGCGAGCTCCTGGGCATACCGTAGCTAGCAAAAAGATTTTTCAAAAAGGGATGCTCGATTATAAGGAGGACATTAAACAGGCAATTGCCAAGTTAGATTTTAAGAACGATTCTAGAGCAATTGAGCGGAGAGAGGAGCTTAAGGCTATGGATATTGCTGCTGATACAATTATCCTTTTTGCAAATCGATATGCCGATGAGCTGGAGAGAATGATTTTATGGGAAAAAAGTCCTGTTCGAAAGGAAGAGTTAATCGAAATGGCAAGAATTTGCCGGAAAGTACCTGCTCAGGCACCATCAACTTTTCATGAGATGCTTCAGCACTACTGGTTCATTCATCTTGGTATAATTACAGAATTAAACCCTTGGGATTCATTTAACCCGGGAAGACTCGATCAACATCTGTTCCCTTTTTATAAACGGGAAATCGATCTCGGAGTTCTTACCCAAGAGAGCGCAACAGAGATCCTTCAATCGTTTTGGGTAAAATTTAACAATCACCCATCGCCCCCAAAAATGGGCGTTACTGCGGAGGAGAGCAACACGTATACCGATTTTTCTCTAATCAACCTTGGTGGCGTTAAGGAGGATGGAAGCGATGCCGTTAATGAGCTTACCTATTTACTGCTTGATGTTATTGAGGAGATGCGTTTGCTTCAGCCTAGTTCCATGGTTCAAATAAGTAAGAAAAATCCCGACAGGTTTGTTAAGCGTGCCGTTAGGATTGCCAAAACAGGATTTGGACAGCCGTCGTTTTTCAATACTGATGCAATAATACAGCAATTGTTGAGTCAAGGTAAAGCCTTAGTTGATGCCCGAAATGGTGGCGCAAGCGGGTGTGTTGAAACGGGAGCGTTTGGTACTGAGGCGTATATCCTTACGGGCTATTTCAACCTGAATAAAATACTTGAGATTACTCTTAACAACGGAGTAGACCCAATGACAGGAAAACAGATAGGTTTAACAACTGGTAATCCCGAGAGTTTTAAATCATTTGATGAGCTATACGGCGCATTCGAAAAGCAGCTTAACTATTTCATCGATATAAAAATTGAGGGGAATAATATCATCGAGAAACTTTGGGCTACATATATGCCTGTTCCTCTTTTATCGCTTATTACCGAAGATTGCATCGCAAACGGTAAAGACTACAATGCGGGAGGAGCACGTTATAACACTAGTTACATTCAGGGTGTTGGGCTGGGTAGTATTACCGATAACCTTACTGTAATAAGAAAGCAGGTTTATGAAGATAAAAAAATCAGCATAAAGGAATTACTTAAAGCGTTGCATTCCAATTTCGAAGGGTATGATCAGCTTCGTTACGATGTGATTTATGAAACACCCAAATGGGGAAATAATGACGATTATGCGGATCGTCATGCAGTAATGGTTTTCAATAGCTTCTATAATGCGGTGAATGGTCGCCCAACATCACGGGGAGGTGTATTCAGAATTAACATGCTGCCAACAACAAGTCACGTTTATTTTGGGAGCAAAATAGGTGCTATGCCCGATGGACGTTTAGCAAAAGAACCGCTAAGTGAGGGAATAAGCCCCGTTCAGGGTGCCGATAGGAGAGGGCCAACAGGTGTTATTCAATCGGCTGCAAAAATCGACCATATCAAAACAGGAGGAACGCTACTAAATCAGAAGTTTTCACCCTCATTCTTTAAGGATGAAGAAAGCATGGATAGGCTGGTTTGGTTTATTCGTAGTTACTTTAAACTCGATGGGCATCACATTCAGTTTAATGTAGTTGATGCTGAAACACTGAGGGATGCACAAAAACATCCTGAAAAACATCAAGACCTGATTGTTAGAGTTGCTGGTTATTCCGACTATTTTAACGATCTCGGCGAGGCATTACAGAATGAGATTATCAAAAGAACCGAGCATGAATCTGTATAG